DNA sequence from the Jeotgalibacillus malaysiensis genome:
TTATTCGTTTGATTTCGAATCAGTGTTTCCCGTGTATTGAAGAAATATAAAAGATTGATGACGGACAGTGCCGCCACCAATGCTAAAATAAACGATATTCGTATAATTTTCATATTTAACCTCTCTCTTTATCTAAAAGGCAAAACGCTTAAACGTTTTCTAAAACAATCCCATCGCTTTAGCACGTTGGGCAAGCTCTTCGGTGCTAAGCCTTTTTAATCTCCACTTCCATCCAAGACACCGCTTTGCAATGCTTTGTCGATAGTTTTGCACGGATTGTTTTTCGAGAGTAAGGGCGTCTGCCACTTCATCGATGGTATATCCTCTATAAAAGAGCTCAAGAATCTTGAGTTGTTGCTTGGTCAGCGTTATCATAGTTGATTTTAATGTTTCTTGATAGTCTTGTAAGATAAAACCGATAACAGAGCCGTCTATCTGATTCACTCCGTTCATCGCATCAAATATAGCGGGTTTCAGCTTTTCAGGATTTGACTTCAACAGGTAGTTGACAGCAACGCCAAGTCCCATCGTACTTCTTACCGTGTCTTCATTCAAAATTCCACTCAGCATGATAATTTTGGTTTCAGGCAGTGAAATAGAAAGGTGAATAGCGGCATCGATGCCATGTTGGTCATCTTTATCTGTCAAATTGATATCCATTAAAATAACATCCGGCTCTAATGAAGTTGCCATTCGAATGGCATCAACTTTGTTGTCCGCATGTCCAATAACGTCAATCCTTTCATCATTTTCTATAAACGAGCGGTGTACCGTTAAAGCGGTAGGGTCATCTTCAACGATAAACACCCGGTAAGGTGTTGTAGGTATTTCTTCCTGTTTCAAAAGCTCACCTCCTGCAAGATATTGACCAAAGTCAACATGAACTATCATAAACCAGATTAGAAAGATGTCAATAAGGAAAATGGAGCAATAGTTAGTGGATTTAACGAATTAAAAGGGATTCACTCTGATTTCCATATCCTGAAAAGAAAATCTGTCATGTCTCGAAACTTATCAACATTTAAAGGTGCAGGGGAGTTCTTGTCTAAAAATAATTTGACAATAGTCATATTAGATAGTCATAATGTCAGTAGAGGATATTATGTTTCGAGGGGGTAGGAAGAAATGAAAAATAAGAATAAAAAGACATGGCTGACAATTGGTTACATGGGTTTTGTGGTAGGATTTGTCTTTCTTACTCAAGATTGGCTTTTTCCAATTCGAGCTCTAGCAATTATTGGGATGATGACCGGTTATCATTTATTGTATAAGAAATGGAGTAAATAAGATTTTCGTTTTTTCGGAAGTCATAAATATTTTCAAATTCAAATAATGGTTCGTAAAATAAAATTGACAATAGTCTAAAATAGAGGTGTTTTTCAGTGGAAAAAGATGTAGTTGGTGAAAAAAAGACCGAGGAAAAAGGAAAAAAACATCCGCTTCGAAAGATTTGGGATATCGTTTTGACCATTTTCAGCATTATCGTGATTTTATTCGTTTTAGCGTTCGTCCAAGTTTTTCAAGAAGCTCAGCCGAAGAAAAAAGAAGTGAAGCCTTCAGTTCAAATTGAAGCGTTGCAGAAAAAGGTTGATACCTTGTATCAAGAGAAAAATCGAGAGAGAAAAGATGTACAGAACCTTTACAGTGAAATTCGAAAGGTCGAAGATGAGATTCTGAAAACAGCAAAGGCAAATGATGAAAAAGCTTTATTGAAAACCGAAATCGTATCGTTAAAGCAGGATTTGCTGATGCTGGAATCGGATTTATCTTACCCTGCAGAAGAAAAACCGAAGACATCCAAAAAAGAGAAGAAATAAACATAGTCATTCCATTATGGGATGGCTTTTGTTATACCTTGATTCATTTTTATCTATGATATAAAAGGATAAAAAAATGGAGTAGATACGTCTACACAATTAGGAGGAATTAGTATGAACACATACTGGAATGAAAATGGGAAACATCAGGAACAGATTGATGAATTGCAAAACCTTATTCCAAGTTGGGGTATGACAGAGAATTCTTATATGAATCTATTGATTACAGCTTCGAAGGTCTATTATGACGTATACAACAATGGTGGTTGCAACCTTCTTGATTGTTACATGGATGACATTGATACCTACATCAAACCTTTTGCAAAAGAGTTTACCAAACTCCGATTTGATGTCTTGCCAGCAACACTTTATCGCAATTTAAAGAATGTTGAAAAGCTGGAAGCTTTCATGGATGACTTAGTTGTTTATCTTTCAGATAAAGATTTGAGTTATAAGAAATATACTCTTTATCACAACTCGAAAAATGAACTTCTTTCAGAAACAGAAAAAGAAGGGTTTAGAGTCATCACATTTGGATTGGAAGCAGAATATGAATCATGGAAAAACAGTCGTCTGACACGATTTGGTTACAAAATGGTCTAAAGTGAAAAAGTCCTTTTTAGGGCTTTTTTGTTTGGTCTCAGACAATCCCAGACCCGCTCCCTGGAATTTATTAAAGGGATATCTATCTATCATAATTCAGACGAAAGAATGAAGGAGGTAGGTAGGACTCATGACATCAGCAGAATGTTTATATATGTATGTAAATGACTTGGCATCGACGAAAGAAACCGCTTATTTTGAATATGAAGGGATTTTTGAAGAAGAAGCTGGAAGCATCATTCTGAAAACGAACTTCACACTGTATTATAAGTCGAAAAAACTTTTTGTTGCAGGGAGAGAAGAAGTTGAAAAAATCCAGCCGGAAGAGGTCGGAGGATGGCTCATTGAGAAGACCATTAATTCGAATAACTCCGATATTTTCCGTTTGAGGTGGTATGAGGAAGAACTGAAGAAGCTGTTCTTTCAAAAACGTCTCAAGGATGAAAGACTGCTCCGCAATAGCTCATCTCCACATTACTCCAAATCATTGGAAAAGAGTGCTCAAAAAGAATTGAAAGTGATTCTAAAGCAAATCGATGAGCAACAAAGACGTGTCAATGAACTCAAGCGGTACTCTGCTTATGTACAGGCTGTGTTTCACCTTCGAAATCAATATGCAAAAGAAAAAGAAGCATCATGATGCTTCTTTTTTAATAGAGAAAATAAACTTGTTCTGCTTCTTTGGGAATAAGTTTTAGGTCATCCCATGTCAATTCGATTCGTTCTTTCCCTTTTACTGCATCAAAGATATCTGCAAATAATCCGACATCATCAACCTTAAATTGAAGACAATCTTGATGTGAACTCCAATTTGCAGGAATTTCATTTATATCTACATCAATCAGGATACATAGAGAATTTGTTTCTACTTGGCACCAACCAACGATAGAAGGCATCGCTTTAAAAAAGCCTTGCGGGATTTCAGCATTTACTTCTGACACCATTTTCGAGTGGTCGCTATAAAACTCTTCTGTAAAGAGGTGCTCGAAATACGTAAACATGAAAGATTCAATGCGTCTCGGAATGAAACGATTTTGATGAAATCCGTGAATGTCAGATAGTATCTGCAGAATGGATTGGAATAACTCATGACGTTTTTCCATATCTTCCTCTATATAATCTACCGCCCTATCTCCATACTTGTAGCCGGTAGACTCACAGTCCGGACATGCACCATATCCGCCACCATCATTTCCGCTACCGTTACACCATTCACATTGTTCAAGAAAATCTACCGGCAAGCCCTGTTTTTGAAGTTCTATTTGTTCCTTCGTCAATTCGTCCATCATTAAACCTCCTCAAATCGTTTCCAGTTTAATCGACATAGGCAACTTATTTAGCTCAGAGACCTTGAAGAAAAATGCGGATTCGCCACTCTGTTCTTTCCAATCACTCGCTCTCTCAACTAACTCTTCAGGAGCCGAAAGTTTCCAAAAGTTATCCAGGTCAATTTTCCAATCCGAATGAACGATATGTTTCATGAACTTTTCCAGCCAAACCCCTTTTACCTTAACATCTCCGATTCGTTCCCGAATGACCTCATCTTTAAAAATGTGTAACCCGTCAGGTCGAAATACGGCAGAGTAATAACGGTCTTTATTAAGAGATTGGAGTTCTCGAATGAATTGTACGTCCTGACATAAGACCTTCTCCAGATATACGGCGACATCCCAGGCAGTATGGAAAGTGGTTTCCTTTTCATGTTGAAAGATTTTTTTTCGTACATGTGCTACTGCCCATCTTGGAACCAGTTCTTTATGGGCAAAACCAAAGTCCGGGTCAAATTCCAATTCTCTTGCAATCCACTCATTCAATTGAGGGGAGACTTTTCCCATGTTTCTCATCCTTTCAAAATAAATTGTGTTTTCGTACACACCATTTTTTCATTACTTCCTTATTGTATGCAGGTCATGACAAAAGAAAAAGCAGGGTTTCTCCTGCTTTAGACTTAAACGAGCTTTGCGTGATGAACTGTAACTCCGGTCACGGCAGTCTCGGTATCATAGATTTCATACTTCCCAAACACACTCTGAATCAACTCTTCACTTGGTAAGAACGTAGCGAAGTCTCCACCCAGGTGAACACAGAAGTGACCTTCCATTCCCAATCCAGCCTTTGGAGGCATGATTTTAAGGTCGGTTTCAAAAATCGTAGACTGTTTTCGCATCTGGATACGGTTTCTCAAGAGGAAGTTTGTGACTTTATCTCGAAGAACTTGTGTATCAGTTGAGATAAGAGTATATCCATCTCTACCAAATCCGAACGAAAGTAAAACGTTTGAATCTTTATCATAGACAGTGATTTGATGATTTTTGCCTTTTGTCATCTTGATAAATTTTTC
Encoded proteins:
- a CDS encoding transcriptional regulatory protein degU; its protein translation is MKQEEIPTTPYRVFIVEDDPTALTVHRSFIENDERIDVIGHADNKVDAIRMATSLEPDVILMDINLTDKDDQHGIDAAIHLSISLPETKIIMLSGILNEDTVRSTMGLGVAVNYLLKSNPEKLKPAIFDAMNGVNQIDGSVIGFILQDYQETLKSTMITLTKQQLKILELFYRGYTIDEVADALTLEKQSVQNYRQSIAKRCLGWKWRLKRLSTEELAQRAKAMGLF